Proteins from one Rosa chinensis cultivar Old Blush chromosome 7, RchiOBHm-V2, whole genome shotgun sequence genomic window:
- the LOC112177955 gene encoding uncharacterized mitochondrial protein AtMg00310-like produces MAELWWGDSEKGRKIHWLAWDKLCVPKEEGGLGFRNMELFNQALLAKQGWRLLRYPDSLLAKTLKAKYFPDGDFLNARVSPGDSYTWRRLIKSKELLQKGV; encoded by the coding sequence ATGGCGGAATTATGGTGGGGTGATTCTGAGAAGGGTCGCAAGATTCATTGGCTAGCCTGGGATAAGTTGTGTGTCCCGAAGGAGGAAGGTGGTCTGGGATTTCGTAACATGGAGCTGTTCAACCAAGCTCTACTAGCAAAACAAGGTTGGAGATTGCTAAGATATCCTGATTCATTGCTAGCCAAGACATTGAAGGCAAAATATTTTCCGGATGGTGACTTCCTGAATGCTAGGGTTAGCCCGGGTGATTCGTATACATGGAGGAGACTGATAAAGAGTAAGGAGCTTTTACAAAAGGGTGTTTGA